Proteins from one Erysipelothrix larvae genomic window:
- the ligA gene encoding NAD-dependent DNA ligase LigA: MSLDRLQELRQLLQRYNTEYHVLDAPTISDVAYDALYQELLELEAQYPEYYDQNSITQKVGGVVLDRFHKVTHKHAMYSLGNAFNEEDLRAFDRRIRNQFPQVSYVVELKIDGLAMSLDYDEGQYVQAVTRGDGSVGEDVTSNVRVINSVPLSLNQTETLTLRGEVFMPIASFTRVNERRQEAHEQVFANPRNAASGTIRQLDSKVVAGRGLDAFWYTLVDAQNFGVTSQYEALKTLKSLGFKVNPEIRVCDTMDDVIARIHEIETFRYDLDYEIDGVVIKVNEFDIQEALGFTVRIPRFAIAYKFKAQEVESVVEDIFITVGRTGKMTPNARLKPVEISGSVVQYATLHNQDYITRKDIRVHDTVLVRKAGEIIPEIVQVDITKRTEACVSYDFPKVCPVCGGNAMRFGDEADTYCVNADCPAQIVQSLSHFASRDAMNIDTLGERRVEQLHSAGLINTIPEIYTLYEKVDRLIILDKMGKKSATKLLSAIEDSKSNSLEKLIFGLGIRHVGEKTAHVLAMYAKTMDTLMQARFEDLMELNDIGDVIAQSVVSFFEDDHNHLLIQALKDAGLNMEYQDKTTSNKFAGLKFVLTGTMAQYDRKQAQALIESMGGSVSGSVSSKTDVVVYGESAGSKLVKAQSLNVETWDEARFIQEVTS; encoded by the coding sequence ATGAGTTTAGATCGACTACAAGAACTACGACAATTATTACAGCGTTACAACACAGAGTATCATGTGTTGGATGCACCCACGATATCTGATGTTGCATATGATGCATTGTATCAAGAATTGTTGGAGCTTGAAGCACAGTATCCAGAGTACTATGATCAAAACTCAATTACACAAAAAGTTGGGGGAGTTGTTTTAGATCGATTTCATAAGGTAACCCATAAGCATGCAATGTATTCTTTGGGAAATGCATTTAATGAGGAAGATTTAAGAGCTTTTGATCGACGAATTCGAAATCAGTTTCCACAGGTAAGCTATGTTGTGGAATTAAAAATAGATGGTCTGGCAATGTCCCTGGATTATGATGAGGGTCAATATGTCCAAGCCGTGACACGTGGGGATGGTTCAGTGGGTGAAGATGTAACCTCAAATGTACGGGTGATTAACTCTGTACCACTCTCACTCAATCAAACAGAAACCCTTACCTTACGTGGTGAAGTGTTTATGCCAATTGCTTCATTTACACGCGTGAATGAGCGCCGTCAAGAGGCACACGAACAAGTCTTTGCGAATCCACGCAATGCAGCGTCAGGGACCATTCGTCAGTTGGATTCAAAAGTTGTAGCTGGACGGGGCTTAGATGCATTTTGGTATACACTTGTTGATGCACAAAACTTTGGCGTAACGTCTCAATATGAAGCGCTTAAGACACTCAAGAGCCTAGGATTTAAAGTCAATCCAGAGATTCGTGTTTGTGATACGATGGATGACGTCATTGCGCGCATTCATGAAATTGAAACCTTTAGGTATGACCTTGACTATGAAATTGATGGTGTAGTGATTAAGGTGAATGAATTTGATATTCAAGAAGCCCTGGGATTCACAGTCCGTATTCCACGATTTGCGATTGCGTATAAGTTTAAAGCGCAAGAAGTTGAAAGTGTAGTGGAGGATATTTTTATTACAGTGGGTCGAACCGGGAAAATGACGCCCAATGCACGTCTTAAACCTGTCGAAATATCTGGATCAGTGGTTCAATATGCAACACTGCATAATCAGGACTATATAACACGCAAAGATATTCGCGTGCATGATACCGTACTCGTACGAAAAGCAGGGGAGATTATTCCTGAGATTGTTCAAGTGGATATCACCAAACGAACAGAAGCCTGTGTATCGTATGATTTCCCTAAAGTGTGTCCAGTATGTGGTGGGAATGCAATGCGTTTTGGTGATGAGGCAGATACTTATTGCGTGAATGCCGATTGCCCTGCGCAGATTGTGCAATCTCTCAGTCATTTTGCATCACGCGATGCGATGAACATCGATACCTTAGGAGAGCGTCGTGTTGAACAATTACACAGCGCTGGACTCATCAATACAATCCCTGAAATCTATACACTCTATGAAAAGGTAGATCGTCTTATTATTTTGGATAAAATGGGCAAGAAATCTGCAACAAAATTACTCAGTGCAATTGAAGATAGCAAATCGAATTCATTAGAAAAGTTAATTTTTGGTTTAGGAATTCGCCATGTTGGTGAAAAAACAGCACATGTTCTTGCAATGTATGCGAAAACGATGGATACACTGATGCAAGCGCGCTTTGAAGATTTAATGGAATTGAACGATATAGGTGACGTAATCGCCCAATCTGTGGTATCATTCTTTGAAGATGACCACAATCATCTGTTAATTCAAGCATTAAAGGACGCGGGTTTAAATATGGAGTACCAGGATAAAACAACGTCCAATAAATTCGCAGGTCTAAAATTTGTCTTAACTGGAACAATGGCTCAATATGATCGCAAGCAAGCCCAAGCATTGATTGAATCGATGGGTGGTAGTGTGAGTGGCAGTGTGAGCAGTAAGACAGATGTTGTAGTATATGGAGAAAGTGCGGGTTCAAAGCTTGTGAAAGCTCAAAGTCTCAATGTTGAAACATGGGATGAGGCACGATTTATCCAGGAGGTTACGTCATGA
- a CDS encoding CamS family sex pheromone protein: MKKLLSILLVAVLLVGCSQKENETPDNEQTQSEVVTKVNEGDYDMLSPFVASSIRKQHADVYREVDVMEIGRRLIDKSKAHFSINTYKLSEGSVLDEERYLSLMQYKTEDNPNGLNTLYENGIEVDGSILKRPVFVRDLYEINFHKTNDASQIDGVSIAMVMDRVYTTDEQTGATVQLSDDTLFEIGRSIGLQLSAYMRTLENMNDIPIYIAIYVQESFSDKLPDNTLPGYYIGDALSTGSTTTFTRNHEQWMLLSSSSASELFPEITSQFSTLKTKVSTFMSEENVGVIGKVFVVDNQILSLDISVRTGAKTFTELYGVSQYLSQLIETFDGLKVPITVSVSVYQTTRVVISKQPNSKPTMTVLQ, translated from the coding sequence ATGAAAAAATTATTATCGATACTATTAGTTGCGGTATTACTGGTTGGGTGTTCTCAAAAAGAGAATGAAACACCAGATAATGAGCAAACACAATCAGAAGTTGTGACTAAGGTCAATGAGGGGGACTACGATATGTTGTCGCCTTTTGTTGCAAGTAGCATTCGTAAGCAACATGCGGATGTATACCGTGAAGTGGATGTTATGGAGATTGGGCGACGCTTAATTGACAAGTCCAAAGCGCATTTTAGTATTAATACCTATAAGTTATCAGAAGGATCTGTGTTAGATGAAGAACGCTATTTATCGCTGATGCAGTATAAAACAGAAGACAATCCAAACGGGTTGAATACGTTATATGAAAATGGGATTGAAGTGGATGGAAGTATTTTGAAACGCCCTGTGTTTGTAAGGGACTTATACGAAATCAATTTCCATAAAACCAATGATGCATCTCAAATTGATGGCGTAAGTATTGCGATGGTCATGGATCGTGTTTATACTACAGATGAGCAAACGGGCGCAACCGTACAATTATCCGATGATACTTTATTTGAAATTGGACGCTCTATTGGGCTTCAACTCAGTGCATATATGCGTACATTAGAGAATATGAATGATATTCCAATTTATATTGCGATTTATGTTCAAGAAAGCTTTTCAGATAAACTGCCAGATAATACCTTGCCTGGATATTATATTGGTGATGCTTTATCAACAGGAAGTACAACGACGTTTACACGAAATCATGAACAATGGATGTTACTGAGTTCTTCAAGTGCATCTGAGCTGTTCCCTGAAATCACAAGTCAATTTTCAACACTTAAAACAAAGGTATCAACGTTTATGAGTGAAGAAAATGTGGGTGTAATTGGTAAGGTGTTTGTTGTGGATAATCAGATCTTATCCCTTGATATCAGTGTAAGAACCGGTGCTAAGACCTTTACTGAGTTGTATGGTGTAAGCCAGTACTTATCTCAATTGATTGAAACTTTTGATGGCTTAAAAGTGCCAATTACAGTGAGTGTGTCTGTGTACCAGACAACGCGTGTTGTGATATCAAAACAACCGAATTCAAAACCTACAATGACGGTTTTACAATAA
- the gatC gene encoding Asp-tRNA(Asn)/Glu-tRNA(Gln) amidotransferase subunit GatC gives MKRFTNEQIDSLCEDLMLTISDEERAFILKESEIFMAQLEAIQDVDTDNVAMMSYPFEVETNWLREDVVTHVLSQEVMFENAPKTQGDYIEIVKVIEK, from the coding sequence ATGAAGCGATTTACGAATGAACAAATAGATAGTTTGTGTGAAGATTTAATGCTTACAATCTCTGACGAAGAGCGCGCTTTTATTCTTAAAGAAAGTGAAATCTTTATGGCTCAGTTGGAAGCAATACAGGATGTGGATACCGATAATGTAGCCATGATGTCCTATCCTTTTGAAGTTGAAACAAATTGGTTGCGTGAGGATGTGGTAACCCACGTTCTATCACAAGAAGTGATGTTTGAGAATGCACCTAAAACGCAAGGTGATTACATTGAGATTGTGAAGGTGATTGAGAAATGA
- a CDS encoding amidase family protein, with protein sequence MSEAVISKIKEHDASLNAVVSYIDNFEPLPTGPLKGWSVALKDNFNMKGTLTTASCNLLSNYTSIYDSHVVQLLKLSGADLVVKTSMDELGMGGTNLSALTGPVHNPYDYDRISGGSSGGSAALAGKHLVRLALGSDTGDSVRKPAAYCGTIGVKPTYGRISRYGVIPYASSLDHVGYFVNTIEDAAQTLEVLAGRDDRDMTSSFESVPEYSKLLDMDLQGKRIGIFKDVMDAITDPQALALFESFKKDLEEKGAILIEKHMSRELLVTILPVYYTISTCEAVANHANLDGLRFGLTQEGDSLEALMTNTRTNGFSTNIKKRFIFGAFGLDDANQEEIFNKAKRIRRLIVDAYSAMISDVDVMVCLATSTVAPLISGSEVDELSDQNLIAENHMIINNFTGFPSLTQPIGKVDGMPFGINVSAKAFDEQTLFAYAHQFESIIGWEGDFKDEL encoded by the coding sequence ATGAGTGAAGCAGTAATATCCAAGATAAAAGAACACGATGCATCCTTGAATGCGGTTGTATCGTATATTGATAATTTTGAACCCCTCCCAACAGGCCCACTAAAAGGCTGGTCTGTTGCACTTAAAGATAATTTTAATATGAAAGGGACCTTAACGACCGCAAGTTGTAATTTGTTGTCGAATTACACATCAATTTACGATTCTCATGTTGTACAATTGTTGAAGCTCTCTGGTGCTGATTTAGTGGTGAAAACATCGATGGATGAACTTGGAATGGGTGGAACCAATTTAAGTGCGCTAACAGGTCCGGTTCATAATCCATATGATTATGACCGCATCTCAGGTGGGTCTTCAGGGGGTTCTGCAGCACTTGCAGGGAAACACCTAGTGCGCCTTGCTTTGGGATCTGATACCGGTGATAGTGTGAGAAAACCAGCGGCATATTGTGGAACAATCGGTGTTAAACCAACCTACGGTCGTATTTCTCGTTATGGTGTGATACCGTATGCTTCTTCATTGGATCATGTGGGTTATTTTGTGAACACAATTGAAGATGCAGCTCAAACTTTGGAGGTTCTTGCAGGCCGTGATGATCGCGATATGACCTCATCATTTGAATCTGTACCCGAATACTCAAAACTTCTCGATATGGATTTGCAAGGTAAACGTATTGGAATCTTCAAAGATGTAATGGATGCAATCACAGATCCACAAGCATTAGCGTTATTTGAATCATTTAAAAAAGACCTTGAAGAAAAAGGTGCGATTCTTATTGAAAAGCACATGAGTCGTGAACTTCTCGTCACCATCTTACCTGTGTATTACACAATCTCTACCTGTGAGGCTGTTGCAAATCATGCAAACCTTGATGGGCTTCGTTTTGGGCTGACTCAAGAAGGCGATTCATTAGAAGCGCTTATGACGAATACACGTACGAATGGATTCAGTACAAACATTAAGAAACGCTTTATCTTTGGTGCCTTTGGACTTGATGATGCGAATCAAGAAGAAATATTCAATAAAGCAAAACGGATTCGTCGCTTGATTGTTGATGCCTATTCCGCAATGATATCAGATGTAGATGTCATGGTGTGTCTTGCAACTTCAACTGTTGCACCACTAATCAGTGGATCTGAAGTCGATGAGCTTTCAGACCAAAACTTAATTGCAGAAAATCATATGATTATTAATAACTTTACAGGATTCCCAAGTCTTACACAACCGATTGGAAAAGTAGATGGAATGCCATTTGGAATTAATGTGAGTGCAAAGGCTTTTGATGAACAAACCTTGTTTGCTTATGCACATCAATTTGAATCAATCATTGGTTGGGAAGGAGACTTTAAGGATGAACTATGA
- the gatB gene encoding Asp-tRNA(Asn)/Glu-tRNA(Gln) amidotransferase subunit GatB — protein sequence MNYEAVVGIEIHCELKTETKMFSGAPLSFGGRPNTAINEIDLAYPGTLPQVNKKAVQFGVRLCKALKCEIDPVLTFDRKNYYYSDLPKGYQITQQEHPIGKNGVFDIYVGDTLKTIRINRLHLEEDTAKQFHEGDKTLIDFNRAGTPLVEIVTEADFRTPEEAAAYVEGIRMLVVYLGVSDGRMSDGSLRCDVNVSIRPIGVEAFGTKVEVKNLNSISNVQKALEYELKRQEEVLNRGEKVVSETRRFDEKTQTTQSMRLKETAVDYRYFTEPNITPIRIPQEMFEEPWYELPSERITRYIETCGLSEYDADVLTRNKELADYFDQISVLTSSYKLAVNWITQDLLAVVDHKGEQTLDSWITPKHFVEFLDAIESKTISSKQAKDVFVEMQKGLGPKEIIKKKGMVQVSDEAILLGWIQEVLDANPQAVEDYKNGLDRAQKFVMGQVMKLSKGQANPQVTNKLVVSELAKR from the coding sequence ATGAACTATGAAGCTGTTGTTGGAATTGAAATCCACTGTGAATTAAAAACTGAAACAAAAATGTTCTCAGGAGCTCCGCTTTCATTTGGAGGAAGACCAAATACCGCAATTAATGAGATTGATTTGGCTTACCCTGGAACCTTACCACAAGTAAACAAAAAGGCAGTCCAATTTGGTGTGCGTTTATGTAAAGCACTCAAATGTGAGATTGACCCTGTATTGACCTTTGATCGCAAGAACTACTACTATTCAGATCTTCCAAAAGGATATCAAATTACACAACAAGAACATCCAATTGGTAAGAATGGAGTGTTTGATATTTATGTAGGTGATACATTAAAAACAATTCGTATTAATCGACTTCACCTTGAAGAAGATACAGCAAAACAATTTCATGAAGGGGATAAAACACTCATTGACTTTAACCGCGCTGGAACGCCGCTTGTTGAAATTGTAACCGAAGCAGATTTTAGAACACCCGAAGAAGCAGCAGCTTATGTTGAAGGCATTCGCATGCTTGTTGTATATTTAGGTGTATCTGATGGACGTATGTCTGATGGATCATTACGTTGTGATGTGAATGTATCCATTCGTCCTATAGGAGTTGAAGCGTTTGGTACGAAAGTAGAAGTAAAGAACCTTAATTCGATTAGTAATGTTCAAAAGGCGCTTGAATATGAGTTGAAACGTCAGGAAGAAGTGCTGAATCGTGGTGAAAAGGTTGTGAGTGAAACGCGTCGTTTTGACGAAAAAACACAAACAACACAATCCATGCGCTTAAAAGAGACGGCTGTGGACTATCGATATTTTACAGAACCAAATATTACACCAATCCGTATTCCTCAAGAAATGTTTGAAGAGCCATGGTATGAACTTCCTTCAGAACGCATTACACGTTATATTGAGACCTGTGGGTTAAGTGAATATGATGCGGATGTACTGACACGTAATAAGGAATTGGCAGATTATTTTGATCAAATATCAGTCTTGACCTCATCCTATAAATTAGCGGTTAATTGGATTACCCAAGATTTGTTGGCGGTAGTGGATCATAAGGGTGAACAAACCTTAGATAGCTGGATTACACCAAAACATTTTGTGGAATTCTTGGATGCAATCGAATCTAAAACTATTTCCTCAAAACAAGCCAAAGACGTTTTTGTGGAAATGCAAAAAGGATTGGGTCCTAAGGAGATCATTAAGAAAAAGGGGATGGTTCAAGTTTCTGATGAAGCAATTCTCTTGGGATGGATTCAAGAAGTCTTGGATGCAAACCCACAAGCAGTTGAAGATTACAAAAATGGCTTGGATCGTGCTCAAAAATTCGTAATGGGTCAAGTAATGAAGTTGTCTAAAGGCCAAGCAAATCCACAAGTCACGAATAAGCTTGTAGTGAGTGAACTTGCGAAACGATGA
- a CDS encoding O-antigen ligase family protein encodes MEKRASYLERFELPVFILLLFMPDFVFLPSLVLFVIYWLYDYIKNHKFKWSFLWLFLAYAFVIAVNANNTQGIITVVYVFMLYVMITHFRRIMTPSRYNLMQYHITVASIINFFFNFVNMNPEWAKPVTDILDTIIARGHLPQFRDGYYRAYSTFDNPNLYAFILLLVLLIIFNQIELQIAFKRYKEAAFYMGAFMINSYALLLTQTRSILLALALGIIIILVAQERWTQLKLLVFIGSLVAIFILVNPDLFPRFMELENHAPIRYHIWDDAIAQIRVNPFFGEGFFTYALHFNYSDAHNIFLDTLINFGLFGSIIGGAYLIEIVYRYTRDAHPLDMPLALGILSATLVYSIFDIAIYAVQTSILLALVFIIPIRQTPGPNITKEIVDAHHEKL; translated from the coding sequence GTGGAAAAAAGAGCCTCTTATTTAGAGCGCTTTGAATTACCAGTGTTTATTTTATTGCTCTTTATGCCTGACTTTGTATTTTTGCCAAGTCTTGTGTTGTTTGTAATATACTGGTTATATGATTACATCAAGAATCATAAATTCAAGTGGTCATTTTTATGGCTCTTTTTAGCGTATGCGTTTGTTATTGCGGTAAATGCAAACAATACGCAAGGAATTATAACAGTTGTCTATGTCTTTATGTTGTATGTGATGATTACTCACTTTAGGCGTATCATGACGCCCTCACGCTATAACTTGATGCAATATCATATTACAGTCGCATCCATCATCAATTTCTTCTTTAACTTTGTGAATATGAATCCAGAATGGGCTAAACCAGTAACAGACATCCTTGATACGATTATCGCAAGAGGGCACTTACCTCAATTTAGAGATGGGTATTATCGTGCCTATTCTACGTTTGATAACCCAAATCTCTATGCCTTTATTTTGCTTCTAGTATTGTTGATTATCTTCAACCAAATTGAGTTGCAGATTGCATTCAAGCGGTATAAAGAAGCCGCATTCTATATGGGAGCGTTCATGATTAATTCTTATGCACTTCTTTTAACACAAACACGCTCAATCTTATTGGCACTTGCTTTAGGGATTATCATAATTTTAGTTGCCCAAGAACGGTGGACGCAATTAAAACTTTTAGTCTTTATTGGAAGTTTGGTCGCTATTTTTATTCTTGTGAATCCAGATTTATTCCCGCGCTTTATGGAGTTAGAAAATCATGCACCAATTCGCTATCATATCTGGGATGATGCGATTGCCCAGATTCGTGTAAATCCTTTTTTTGGCGAAGGATTCTTCACCTATGCCCTTCATTTCAACTATTCGGATGCTCACAATATCTTTTTAGACACCTTAATTAACTTTGGTTTATTTGGATCTATAATCGGTGGTGCCTATCTAATTGAGATTGTATATCGTTATACGCGCGATGCTCATCCATTGGACATGCCATTAGCCCTTGGAATCTTAAGTGCAACCTTGGTGTATTCAATTTTTGATATCGCAATCTACGCAGTTCAAACCAGTATTCTTTTAGCCCTCGTGTTTATCATTCCAATTCGACAAACACCCGGTCCTAATATTACAAAAGAAATTGTAGATGCGCATCATGAGAAACTTTAA
- a CDS encoding ABC transporter ATP-binding protein, translated as MKLEFKGINKYFGDFHVLKDVSFTVNSGEVFGYLGRNGAGKTTSIRILMDVFRANSGEILIDGTPFNLENYKIGYLPEERGMYSKAKIKDQLVYFAMLRGASKHDAEASAMKWAHRFEIDQYLDRKLETLSKGNQQKVQITQAFLNEPDILILDEPFSGLDPVNSKVFQDALVEYVSENRFVIFSSHQMSYVETFCDRIAIINFGEIVLEGDLKSIKRDLGLNKVFVSANNYSLQELSESFTAKGYDVSLDGKHIVVALLDNQTKTDLIQTLINEGVDIHTVGDYEPTLQDIFVNEVGR; from the coding sequence ATGAAACTAGAATTCAAAGGAATAAATAAATACTTTGGAGATTTCCATGTACTTAAAGATGTATCATTTACTGTAAATAGTGGTGAAGTCTTTGGTTATTTGGGTCGAAATGGTGCCGGAAAGACAACATCAATTCGAATTCTTATGGATGTCTTTAGAGCAAATAGTGGCGAAATTTTAATTGATGGAACACCATTTAATTTGGAAAATTATAAGATAGGATATTTGCCTGAAGAACGTGGCATGTATTCAAAGGCAAAAATTAAAGACCAATTGGTGTACTTTGCGATGTTAAGAGGGGCAAGTAAACATGATGCAGAGGCTTCCGCGATGAAATGGGCACATCGGTTTGAAATCGACCAATACTTAGATCGTAAACTAGAGACACTTTCAAAAGGGAACCAACAAAAGGTTCAAATTACTCAAGCCTTTTTGAATGAACCCGATATTTTGATTTTAGACGAACCGTTTAGTGGTCTAGACCCAGTAAACTCTAAAGTGTTTCAAGATGCTTTGGTAGAGTATGTGAGTGAGAATCGTTTCGTGATTTTTTCAAGTCATCAAATGAGCTATGTTGAGACATTCTGTGATCGGATTGCGATTATTAACTTCGGTGAAATTGTCCTAGAAGGTGATTTAAAGTCAATCAAGCGTGATTTAGGACTAAACAAGGTATTTGTGAGCGCGAATAATTATTCGCTTCAAGAACTTTCTGAATCATTTACAGCCAAAGGCTACGATGTGTCTCTTGATGGGAAGCATATTGTGGTAGCCTTGTTGGATAACCAAACAAAGACTGATCTTATTCAAACCTTAATTAATGAAGGTGTTGATATACATACTGTTGGCGATTATGAGCCGACATTACAGGATATATTTGTGAATGAGGTAGGGCGATAA
- a CDS encoding ABC transporter permease, with product MKRFNVVFNFELKSLLFKKSVIISTLVIAVVAFGITFVPRFASGIFDSESGESEGQFEVVFDDTFGLLFENEADRLLFVDFIKNAQIFTSEEELKAAVIDRTIDEGIVFHSATNFTSYLFDTSLANMGNSVAYTITQTVNFNLFLEQNNVDPNVVTDALSIPIQTNQIALGTDGTQGLIFVYIFIFVTYFLILLYGANVSTSVAREKDNRTMELLITSTQPRVLILGKVFSAGIVGIVQFLSIVGITALGVFLNHEYIPESIMSLIGGNMSWDAILVFLVFSIFGYILYLFIYAALGSLVSKVEDVNSAVQPVTFVFVIAYFVAAMSMNLPDAGFVKISSYIPFTSLFTMPIRYLLTSVNVIELLLSLLTIVGTTAFIAMISIYIYRYGSLNYGNKLKLKDVFIAWRRGE from the coding sequence ATGAAACGATTTAATGTAGTATTTAATTTTGAATTAAAAAGCTTGCTCTTTAAAAAGAGTGTGATTATATCAACACTTGTGATTGCAGTCGTTGCCTTTGGAATCACCTTTGTACCACGATTTGCATCCGGTATTTTTGATTCTGAAAGTGGTGAATCTGAAGGTCAGTTTGAAGTAGTCTTTGATGATACATTTGGACTGCTCTTTGAAAACGAAGCAGACCGCCTGCTTTTTGTTGATTTTATAAAGAATGCGCAAATCTTTACAAGTGAAGAAGAGCTTAAAGCTGCAGTCATTGATCGTACAATCGACGAAGGGATTGTATTTCACTCAGCAACAAACTTTACATCCTATTTATTCGATACTTCATTAGCCAATATGGGTAATAGTGTCGCTTATACAATCACACAGACTGTAAACTTTAATTTGTTCTTGGAACAAAATAATGTCGATCCAAATGTTGTTACTGATGCATTAAGCATTCCAATTCAAACAAACCAAATTGCGTTGGGAACAGATGGAACCCAAGGACTAATCTTCGTCTATATCTTTATCTTTGTGACGTATTTCTTGATTCTGTTATATGGTGCAAATGTTTCAACATCCGTAGCACGAGAAAAAGACAACCGGACAATGGAGTTATTAATCACAAGTACACAACCCCGCGTGCTTATTTTAGGAAAAGTATTTTCAGCAGGGATTGTTGGTATTGTCCAATTCCTTTCGATTGTTGGAATCACAGCATTAGGAGTCTTTTTGAATCATGAGTATATACCTGAAAGCATTATGAGTCTTATTGGTGGGAATATGAGTTGGGATGCAATTCTTGTGTTCTTAGTATTCTCAATCTTTGGGTACATTTTATACTTGTTTATCTATGCAGCACTGGGTTCACTCGTGTCTAAGGTTGAAGATGTGAACAGTGCAGTTCAACCTGTAACGTTTGTATTTGTTATCGCGTATTTTGTTGCGGCAATGTCAATGAATCTTCCAGATGCTGGCTTTGTAAAGATAAGCTCATATATACCCTTTACATCCTTGTTCACAATGCCAATTCGGTATTTGCTAACATCAGTGAATGTTATTGAGCTGCTGTTATCTTTATTAACAATTGTTGGAACTACCGCATTTATTGCAATGATATCAATATATATCTACCGATATGGTTCACTCAATTATGGAAATAAACTAAAGCTTAAAGATGTATTTATAGCGTGGAGACGTGGAGAATAG